CGGCTGCGGTGATTGCGTCGTTACCTGCATTTATGGTGTATGGGTTGGGCCGAGTGTTTTCGGGGGTGAAATTTTGGCAGCGAGTCGGGCTATTTTCGGCGTTGTTTTTGTGTGCGATCGCGCCGTTTACGAATCAAATTAGCGATCGGTTAGAAAATAATCTCTACCAGGCCCCGATTATTTCGCGGCAGCAGTCCCCCTATCAGCGGATTGTGTTGACGCGTCAGGGCCGGGATGTGCGGCTGTTTTTGGATGGGGATTTGCAGCTTTCGACTCTGGATGAGTATCGCTACCATGAGGCGTTGGTGCATCCGGCGATGGCGATGGTGATGGCGAGCAATCCGGAGCGGCGGCTGAATGTGTTGCTGATGGGGGCGGGGGATGGCATGGCGATGCGGGAAATCCTCAAGTGGTCGAATCTGGATAAGGTGACGTTGATTGACCTTGACCCGGCGGTGGTGCAGTTAGCGAAGCGGCATCCGGTGTTGTTGGAGGCGAATCAGCAGTCGTTTGATGACCCACGGGTGCGGGTGCAGATTGGTGATGCGTTGAAGTTGGCACCGAAGTTGCAAGAGAAGTTTGATGTGATTATTGCGGATTTTCCGGACCCGGACCGCGATGTGTTGGCGAAGCTGTACTCGAAGGGGTTTTATCAGGCGTTGGGGCGACGGCTGGTGGATGATGGGGTGCTGGTGACGCAGGCATCGAGTTCATTTTTTGCGCCGAAGGTGTTGGCTTGTATCCATACCACGCTGCAGGCGGCGGGGTTTGAAGCGCGGCCTTATGTGGCGGAGGTGCCGAGCTTTGGGCCGTGGGGGTTTGTGATGGCCCGATCGCAGGCGATCGCAGTGGAGGGGCTGAAGTTGCCGATCGAGACGCGTTTTTTGACGGAGGGGTTGATGAAGGGGCTGTTTGAGTTGCCGAAGGATGTGGCGATGGGCGGTGTGGAGGTGAATCGGTTGTCCCGGCC
This genomic stretch from Romeriopsis navalis LEGE 11480 harbors:
- a CDS encoding polyamine aminopropyltransferase, giving the protein MPELTNQIEPAPPQAMRQSQRWMLLAAAAVSSACGLAIELLLGTLASYLVGNQALAFGIAIGGFLAAMGLGSYLSRFVAVDDNPKQLLLRFIQVELAIAPFSFLVPIALFALFTIDAPFWIALVFSTIILGTLAGMEVPILTRMLEKDEGVRGAVSSILALDYIGALVGSLAFPLLLLPVFGMFPTAAVIASLPAFMVYGLGRVFSGVKFWQRVGLFSALFLCAIAPFTNQISDRLENNLYQAPIISRQQSPYQRIVLTRQGRDVRLFLDGDLQLSTLDEYRYHEALVHPAMAMVMASNPERRLNVLLMGAGDGMAMREILKWSNLDKVTLIDLDPAVVQLAKRHPVLLEANQQSFDDPRVRVQIGDALKLAPKLQEKFDVIIADFPDPDRDVLAKLYSKGFYQALGRRLVDDGVLVTQASSSFFAPKVLACIHTTLQAAGFEARPYVAEVPSFGPWGFVMARSQAIAVEGLKLPIETRFLTEGLMKGLFELPKDVAMGGVEVNRLSRPVILKYQDNPRWSAYD